The proteins below are encoded in one region of Solenopsis invicta isolate M01_SB chromosome 8, UNIL_Sinv_3.0, whole genome shotgun sequence:
- the LOC105196736 gene encoding uncharacterized protein LOC105196736 isoform X1 translates to MALEIRFSFFAIALLFLCCVQQGLSIKCWVCRSDSDPKCADPFDNSTVPITDCKQEPELEHLPGVKPTMCRKIRQKVNGEWRYFRSCAYMGEPGISGDERFCLMRTGTYNIFMEYCTCNSKDGCNSAPYQYANWHLLLIGLITTVRYVFVV, encoded by the exons ATGGCCCTTGAAATCCGCTTTTCTTTTTTCGCGATAGCGTTACTCTTTCTTTGCTGCGTCCAACAAG GCCTCTCTATCAAATGTTGGGTGTGCAGGTCAGACTCAGATCCAAAGTGCGCGGATCCGTTTGACAATTCCACAGTGCCTATTACAGACTGTAAGCAAGAACCTGAACTGGAGCACTTACCAGGGGTAAAGCCGACAATGTGTCGTAAAATTCGTCAAAAag TTAACGGGGAATGGAGATATTTTCGTAGCTGCGCTTATATGGGCGAGCCAGGAATTTCGGGCGATGAGCGATTCTGCTTAATGCGAACTGgaacgtataatatatttatggaaTACTGTACATGCAATAGCAAAGACGGTTGTAACTCGGCACCTTATCAATATGCAAACTGGCATCTCTTATTAATCGGCCTAATAACAACCGTTCGATACGTGTTCGTCGTTTAA
- the LOC105196736 gene encoding uncharacterized protein LOC105196736 isoform X2: MYTSELGLSIKCWVCRSDSDPKCADPFDNSTVPITDCKQEPELEHLPGVKPTMCRKIRQKVNGEWRYFRSCAYMGEPGISGDERFCLMRTGTYNIFMEYCTCNSKDGCNSAPYQYANWHLLLIGLITTVRYVFVV, translated from the exons ATGTATACAAGTGAATTAG GCCTCTCTATCAAATGTTGGGTGTGCAGGTCAGACTCAGATCCAAAGTGCGCGGATCCGTTTGACAATTCCACAGTGCCTATTACAGACTGTAAGCAAGAACCTGAACTGGAGCACTTACCAGGGGTAAAGCCGACAATGTGTCGTAAAATTCGTCAAAAag TTAACGGGGAATGGAGATATTTTCGTAGCTGCGCTTATATGGGCGAGCCAGGAATTTCGGGCGATGAGCGATTCTGCTTAATGCGAACTGgaacgtataatatatttatggaaTACTGTACATGCAATAGCAAAGACGGTTGTAACTCGGCACCTTATCAATATGCAAACTGGCATCTCTTATTAATCGGCCTAATAACAACCGTTCGATACGTGTTCGTCGTTTAA